A genomic region of Euwallacea fornicatus isolate EFF26 chromosome 32, ASM4011564v1, whole genome shotgun sequence contains the following coding sequences:
- the LOC136348408 gene encoding uncharacterized protein, translating to MVKGKKKRRFMCPDCMSSFTREDNLRRHRKVICGKPNRPYVCGICRIVFKQRDDLKKHRAGPDFHTVAMYAERSTNTPGTWTGIASLNVRAGEIFNAPIAPTPGPRIKILKVEDLKNDDIVARIKKELASSHNLQPKTPCDKSKCTVILDKVVTKHSPQIKQECEELSKFKQEALEAPKDVKKFEGGSTKEVPQRSESISNWKEAKRGIITKERRKKFMKLVEKGLPLKGDKKEQQCYRPLNELPKQKDQIRCPLCGVLFNREVYAVHEFLCQGKNKKSKFGCINCSYTDCNLKELEAHVLKEHATRTSSSSS from the exons ATGGTTAAGG GTAAAAAGAAACGTCGCTTCATGTGTCCTGACTGCATGAGCAGTTTCACAAGGGAGGACAACTTGCGCAGGCACCGGAAAGTGATCTGCGGAAAACCTAATCGGCCCTATGTCTGCGGAATATGCAGGATAGTGTTCAAGCAGCGGGACGACCTCAAGAAACAC AGGGCCGGCCCGGATTTCCACACCGTTGCGATGTATGCGGAAAGAAGTACAAACACTCCAGGAACCTGGACAGGCATCGCAAGTTTGAATGTACGCGCAGGCGAAATTTTCAATGCCCCTATTGCACCTACACCGG GTCCACGCATTAAAATCCTAAAAGTCGAGGATCTCAAAAATGATGACATAGTCGCCAGGATTAAAAAAGAGCTGGCGTCCTCTCATAACCTCCAGCCGAAAACCCCTTGTGATAAATCAAAGTGTACAGTTATATTGGACAAGGTCGTGACCAAGCACAGCCCTCAGATTAAACAAGAGTGTGAGGAACTGTCCAAGTTCAAGCAAGAGGCATTAGAGGCTCCCAAGGATGTTAAAAAGTTCGAGGGTGGGAGCACGAAAGAAGTTCCGCAGAGGTCTGAGTCTATATCTAATTGGAAAGAGGCTAAACGAGGCATAATAACTAAAGAGAGAAGGAAGAAATTTATGAAGTTAGTTGAAAAGGGGCTGCCTTTGAAGGGTGATAAGAAGGAACAGCAGTGCTATAG GCCACTCAACGAATTACCTAAACAAAAAGACCAAATTAGGTGCCCCTTGTGTGGGGTGCTCTTCAATAGAGAAGTCTACGCAGTCCACGAGTTTCTGTGCCAAGGAAAGAACAAGAAGTCAAAATTTGGATGTATCAATTGCAGCTACACCGACTGCAATTTGAAGGAGCTGGAAGCGCATGTTTTAAAGGAACATGCCACGAGGACATCATCCTCTTCCTCTTAG